Proteins encoded together in one Rhizobium bangladeshense window:
- a CDS encoding dihydrodipicolinate synthase family protein, producing the protein MARLTEDAKGVYVIAVTPFADDGALDLESIDSMVDFYEGAGVTGLTVLGQLGEAPKLTAEESRTVVERVLKRLDGRLPVVVGVSAPGLAPMGELAKAVMGEGAAGVMVAPPWTVRTDDQVFAFYQSVGETLGDTPFVLQDYPLTTNVTIAPAVIERVVREVPNCVMLKHEDWPGLSKITALRAASDKGSMRRISILCGNGGLFLPEEMGRGADGAMTGFCYPEMMVGVVEAYGAGNPDRAHEIFDAYLPLARYEQQQGIGLACRKYVLAKRGVIKSPALRKPGPRLSALDIADVERLLARQAVHLKEIGA; encoded by the coding sequence ATGGCCAGACTGACCGAGGACGCCAAGGGCGTTTACGTTATCGCCGTAACTCCCTTTGCCGATGACGGCGCGCTCGATCTCGAAAGCATCGACAGCATGGTCGATTTCTATGAAGGCGCCGGCGTCACCGGCCTGACGGTGCTCGGCCAACTCGGCGAGGCACCAAAGCTGACCGCCGAGGAATCGCGAACCGTGGTCGAGCGTGTGCTGAAGCGCCTTGACGGGCGCCTGCCGGTGGTCGTCGGCGTGTCGGCGCCCGGACTTGCTCCAATGGGCGAGCTCGCCAAAGCCGTCATGGGCGAAGGTGCTGCCGGCGTCATGGTTGCCCCGCCCTGGACCGTCAGAACCGACGACCAGGTCTTCGCCTTCTACCAGTCGGTTGGTGAAACCCTAGGTGATACGCCTTTCGTGCTGCAGGACTATCCGCTCACCACCAATGTGACGATCGCACCAGCGGTCATCGAGCGCGTGGTCAGGGAGGTGCCCAATTGCGTCATGCTCAAGCATGAGGATTGGCCGGGCCTGTCGAAAATCACCGCGCTTCGCGCGGCCAGCGACAAAGGCAGCATGCGGCGCATCTCCATCCTCTGCGGCAATGGCGGACTTTTCCTGCCGGAGGAGATGGGCCGCGGCGCCGACGGCGCCATGACCGGCTTCTGCTATCCCGAGATGATGGTCGGCGTCGTCGAGGCCTATGGCGCCGGCAATCCCGATCGCGCCCACGAAATCTTCGATGCCTATCTGCCGCTCGCCCGCTACGAACAGCAGCAGGGCATAGGTCTTGCCTGCCGCAAATATGTCCTTGCCAAGCGCGGCGTCATCAAGTCCCCCGCCTTGCGGAAGCCGGGCCCCAGGCTTTCGGCGCTCGACATTGCCGATGTCGAGCGCCTTTTGGCGCGCCAGGCCGTCCATCTCAAGGAGATCGGCGCATGA
- a CDS encoding GMC family oxidoreductase, translating into MTADRNFDFVIAGGGSAACVAAMRLVRDFGFSVLIVERGPRDTARLMSFPAGYMKYLARDDFLEMHHTVPQPQLGGRGPIVPVASALGGGSAVNAMVYMRGQKEDYDGWAAHLGNGSEWSYEDMLPHFKGIEANSRFNNRYHGISGNLRVSEPRHISDTTEDFILAAQGLGHPYNPDFNGARQNGVGIMQHTFASWGRRIERSDAKKAFLDPLGGDSRLKIVTRARVDRILIESGRAVGVVYTSNGESRRVLATREVLVAAGTYNSAKLMMLSGIGPADHLREHGIAVAADLPGVGANLQDHHEVPVIASTKSKSGYFGEDRGWPMIRNGLQYLLFNTGPVTTTGIESCLFYDPDGGDRPTIQLYCAPIVYLDRDVSSAKSTYGVTFTSCLLRPKARGSVKLRSPNPADQPLVDCNFFGDPDDLRLTLASLKTARRLLETEPFKGKIAEEILPGRSLQDEASLTKFAGQTVKTNYHPAGSLRMGPETDPMSVVDGRLRVRGVDGLRVIDCSIIPFIPSGNTNAPAMAIGSKAASMIAEDYQ; encoded by the coding sequence ATGACGGCCGACAGGAATTTCGACTTCGTCATAGCAGGCGGCGGATCTGCGGCATGCGTTGCCGCCATGCGGCTGGTGCGCGACTTCGGCTTTTCCGTTCTTATCGTCGAGCGCGGACCGCGCGATACGGCAAGGCTGATGTCCTTTCCCGCCGGCTATATGAAATATCTCGCCCGCGACGATTTTCTCGAGATGCACCATACGGTGCCGCAACCCCAGCTCGGCGGGCGGGGGCCGATCGTGCCGGTCGCCAGCGCTCTCGGCGGCGGCAGCGCTGTCAACGCCATGGTCTATATGCGCGGCCAGAAGGAAGATTACGACGGCTGGGCCGCCCATCTCGGCAATGGAAGTGAATGGTCCTACGAGGACATGCTCCCCCACTTCAAGGGCATCGAGGCCAATAGCCGCTTCAACAACCGTTATCACGGAATTTCGGGCAACCTGCGTGTATCGGAGCCGCGCCATATCTCCGATACGACGGAAGATTTCATCCTGGCGGCCCAGGGACTTGGCCATCCGTATAATCCGGACTTCAACGGCGCGCGGCAGAACGGCGTCGGCATCATGCAGCACACCTTTGCGTCATGGGGCAGGCGCATCGAGCGATCGGATGCCAAGAAAGCCTTTCTCGATCCTCTTGGCGGCGACAGCCGACTGAAGATCGTGACGCGGGCCCGTGTCGATCGCATCCTGATCGAAAGCGGACGGGCCGTCGGCGTCGTTTACACCAGCAATGGCGAGAGCCGCAGGGTATTGGCCACACGCGAGGTGCTCGTCGCCGCCGGCACCTACAACAGCGCCAAGCTGATGATGCTGTCCGGCATCGGCCCGGCCGACCACCTTCGCGAACACGGCATCGCCGTTGCCGCCGATCTTCCCGGTGTCGGCGCCAATCTCCAGGACCATCACGAAGTGCCCGTCATCGCCTCGACGAAATCGAAATCCGGCTATTTCGGCGAGGATCGCGGCTGGCCGATGATCCGAAACGGCCTGCAATATCTCTTGTTCAATACCGGTCCCGTCACCACGACGGGCATCGAATCCTGCCTCTTCTACGATCCAGATGGCGGCGACCGCCCGACGATCCAGCTTTATTGCGCGCCGATCGTCTATCTCGACCGCGACGTCTCATCGGCCAAGTCGACCTACGGAGTTACGTTCACATCCTGCCTGCTGAGACCGAAGGCGCGTGGCAGTGTGAAGCTGCGCTCGCCGAACCCCGCAGACCAACCGCTCGTCGATTGCAATTTCTTCGGTGATCCCGACGACCTGCGCCTGACGCTCGCCTCTTTGAAGACGGCACGCCGGCTGTTGGAGACGGAACCTTTCAAGGGCAAGATCGCCGAGGAAATCCTCCCGGGACGATCGCTCCAGGACGAGGCGTCGCTCACGAAATTCGCCGGCCAGACGGTCAAGACGAATTACCATCCTGCCGGCAGCCTGAGGATGGGACCGGAGACGGATCCCATGTCGGTCGTCGACGGCAGGCTGCGCGTGCGCGGCGTGGACGGGCTGAGGGTGATCGATTGCTCCATCATTCCCTTTATCCCGTCAGGCAATACTAACGCACCGGCAATGGCGATCGGATCGAAGGCGGCAAGCATGATTGCCGAGGACTACCAATGA
- a CDS encoding GNAT family N-acetyltransferase — translation MAIEIRNFRDRLPEAMAGLARDARQEGYLHIGRLIDEWAVGDIRFARDGERLLGAFAGAALVAVGGMTIEPAMREALRMRRFYVRFGMRGRGVGRMLALALLDHARLFCRCVTVHAGNDGAMKFWESLGFRPVKQDSYTHVLELRG, via the coding sequence GTGGCGATCGAAATCCGCAACTTCCGTGACCGTTTGCCGGAGGCGATGGCGGGGCTTGCGCGCGACGCCCGGCAGGAAGGTTATCTCCATATCGGCCGGCTTATCGATGAGTGGGCAGTTGGCGATATCCGTTTCGCGCGTGACGGCGAAAGGCTGCTCGGCGCCTTTGCGGGCGCAGCACTCGTTGCTGTCGGCGGCATGACCATCGAACCCGCCATGCGGGAAGCGTTGCGGATGCGGCGTTTCTACGTTCGCTTTGGGATGCGCGGTCGCGGCGTCGGCCGGATGCTTGCCCTGGCTCTTCTGGATCACGCGCGGCTCTTCTGCCGCTGCGTCACCGTGCACGCGGGGAATGATGGTGCAATGAAGTTCTGGGAGTCGCTTGGGTTTCGTCCCGTTAAACAGGATAGCTATACCCATGTTCTCGAGCTGCGCGGTTGA
- a CDS encoding GNAT family N-acetyltransferase encodes MARRDSMTAFGQLAEAIALVSQGKPGHIVDTLIAERGQRIVKNPFWPVMRPFLFTLLRYNKAIEFANAVANMPGFQSFEYLSGVLKLDIGVANGERIPDSGGFILVSNHPTGIADGVAVFDLLKTRRPDMMFFANRDAIRVNPRFAEMVIPVEWREEHKSKLKARETLQLTNHAVREGKATVLFPSGRIAYWANGRLNERPWKTSAVGLARKYNLPILPVHMRARNSGLFYWLAKWSTELRDMTVFHELLNKRGDRFDFVIGNLIPAEHLDGDLNEVTKALEKHTVHDMARDGDTIFIPVGGPTAATPREIPVLAV; translated from the coding sequence ATGGCCCGGCGCGATTCCATGACGGCTTTCGGACAACTCGCGGAAGCGATCGCACTTGTTTCACAGGGAAAGCCCGGTCATATCGTCGACACGCTGATTGCCGAACGCGGCCAGAGGATCGTAAAAAATCCATTCTGGCCGGTCATGCGGCCGTTCCTCTTCACGCTTCTGCGCTACAACAAGGCGATCGAATTCGCCAATGCGGTTGCCAACATGCCGGGTTTCCAATCGTTCGAATATCTGAGCGGCGTACTGAAGCTCGACATCGGCGTCGCCAACGGCGAACGCATCCCTGATAGCGGCGGTTTCATCCTCGTGAGCAATCACCCCACAGGCATTGCCGACGGCGTCGCCGTATTCGACCTCCTGAAAACACGCCGGCCCGATATGATGTTCTTTGCCAATCGCGATGCGATCCGCGTCAACCCGCGTTTTGCCGAGATGGTCATCCCGGTCGAATGGCGGGAGGAGCACAAGAGCAAGCTGAAGGCGCGCGAGACGCTGCAATTGACGAACCACGCGGTGCGGGAAGGCAAGGCGACGGTACTCTTTCCATCAGGCCGGATCGCCTATTGGGCGAACGGCCGGCTCAACGAACGTCCCTGGAAGACCTCGGCGGTCGGGCTGGCGCGCAAGTATAATCTGCCGATCCTTCCCGTCCACATGAGGGCGCGCAATTCAGGCCTTTTCTACTGGCTGGCGAAGTGGTCGACGGAGCTTCGCGACATGACGGTATTCCACGAACTCTTGAACAAGCGTGGCGACCGCTTCGATTTCGTGATCGGCAATCTCATTCCCGCCGAACATCTGGACGGCGACCTCAACGAGGTGACGAAGGCGCTGGAGAAACATACGGTGCACGACATGGCGCGCGATGGCGACACGATTTTCATACCGGTCGGCGGCCCAACCGCGGCGACGCCGCGCGAGATACCGGTTCTTGCCGTCTAG
- a CDS encoding tyrosine recombinase XerC, translating to MNELLVIADPRLMAERAAWLENLARERRLSEHTLDAYERDTRQFLTFLTGHLAGPATLADIRELRPADFRAFLAARRRQGSGARSLGRNLAGLRSLLRHLEKKGLVNAAGAGAIRSPKQPKSLPKPLSDTQAITIVSDEAQLHDEPWIAARDAAVMTLLYGCGLRISEALNLVPADLPKSATALRITGKGNKTRLVPLLPVVFDAVEKYRALCPYDLENGEPLFRGARGGKLQAAIIQRAMQKLRGAFGLPETATPHALRHSFATHLLAGGGDLRTIQELLGHASLSTTQVYTGVDASRLLEVYDRAHPRA from the coding sequence GTGAATGAACTGCTTGTAATCGCCGACCCGCGCCTGATGGCGGAACGCGCTGCGTGGCTCGAAAACCTCGCTCGCGAACGCCGTCTTTCCGAACATACGCTCGATGCCTATGAGCGCGACACCCGCCAGTTTCTGACTTTCCTGACCGGTCATCTCGCCGGCCCGGCGACCCTCGCCGATATCAGGGAATTGCGCCCCGCCGATTTCCGCGCCTTCCTGGCCGCCCGGCGCAGGCAAGGCTCCGGCGCCCGTTCGCTCGGCCGCAATCTCGCCGGCCTTCGTTCCCTGTTGCGCCACCTCGAAAAGAAGGGCTTGGTCAATGCCGCCGGCGCCGGGGCGATCCGTTCGCCGAAACAGCCGAAGTCGCTACCCAAGCCGTTGTCGGACACGCAGGCGATCACCATCGTCAGCGATGAAGCCCAACTGCATGACGAACCCTGGATCGCTGCGCGCGATGCAGCTGTGATGACCCTGCTCTACGGCTGCGGCCTGCGCATCTCCGAGGCGCTGAATCTCGTTCCCGCCGACTTGCCGAAGAGCGCCACAGCGCTGCGCATCACCGGCAAAGGCAACAAGACGCGGCTCGTGCCGCTTCTGCCCGTGGTTTTCGACGCGGTCGAGAAATATCGCGCGCTCTGCCCATATGATCTCGAAAACGGTGAGCCGCTGTTTCGCGGCGCCCGCGGCGGCAAGCTGCAGGCGGCGATCATCCAACGCGCAATGCAGAAGCTACGCGGCGCCTTCGGCCTGCCGGAGACGGCAACGCCGCATGCGCTCCGCCACTCCTTCGCCACCCATCTGCTTGCCGGCGGCGGCGATCTCCGCACGATTCAGGAACTGCTCGGCCACGCCAGCCTTTCCACAACGCAGGTCTATACCGGCGTCGATGCTTCCCGGCTGCTCGAGGTGTATGACCGAGCCCATCCGCGCGCCTGA
- a CDS encoding TraB/GumN family protein, with protein sequence MTTSIGRRAFFLAVPGNLLLWLIAAFHMLLVAALFVAFLAARPAAAEDAACTGRNLMVDLQQNDPARYAEAVKEAEATPNGKGIFWKIEKPGLAPSWLLGSMHVTDPRVLALPPRAQTAHDTAHTIIIESDEILDERKATAALLARPELTMFTDGTTIDKLLSAEDYKRLEAGLKQRGIPLSAVSRMRPWMISSAVALPACELARKARGVQFLDQKIASDAVAEGKEVKGLETLAEQIQAMADLPVEFHMKSLIETLELGAKMNDVVETMTDLYLSGDIGMTMPMLKTVTPATVDETSDYAAFEQRVILDRNKVMAERAAPILDGGNVFMAVGALHLPGKDGVIELLRKQGFTVTAVN encoded by the coding sequence ATGACGACTTCAATCGGCCGCCGGGCTTTTTTCCTCGCAGTACCCGGCAATCTGCTGCTCTGGCTGATTGCAGCCTTCCACATGCTGCTTGTTGCAGCGCTGTTTGTCGCCTTCCTGGCTGCAAGGCCGGCGGCGGCCGAAGACGCAGCCTGCACCGGCCGCAATCTCATGGTCGACTTGCAGCAGAACGACCCCGCCCGATATGCCGAGGCGGTAAAGGAAGCCGAGGCAACGCCGAACGGCAAGGGCATCTTCTGGAAGATCGAGAAGCCTGGACTTGCCCCTTCATGGCTGCTCGGCAGCATGCATGTGACCGATCCCCGTGTGCTTGCCCTGCCGCCGCGCGCCCAGACCGCCCATGACACAGCGCATACCATTATTATCGAATCCGACGAGATCCTCGATGAGCGCAAGGCGACCGCCGCCCTGCTCGCACGGCCGGAACTGACGATGTTCACCGACGGCACGACGATCGACAAGCTGCTCTCTGCCGAGGATTACAAGCGCCTGGAAGCCGGCCTGAAGCAGCGTGGTATCCCGCTCAGCGCCGTTTCCCGGATGCGACCATGGATGATCTCCAGCGCCGTCGCTCTTCCGGCCTGCGAGCTCGCTCGCAAGGCCAGAGGCGTGCAATTTCTCGACCAGAAAATCGCCAGCGACGCCGTTGCCGAAGGCAAGGAGGTCAAGGGGCTGGAAACCCTTGCCGAGCAGATCCAGGCCATGGCCGATCTGCCGGTCGAATTTCATATGAAGTCGCTGATCGAGACGCTGGAACTAGGGGCCAAGATGAACGACGTCGTCGAAACGATGACCGATCTCTACCTCTCCGGCGATATCGGCATGACCATGCCGATGCTGAAGACAGTGACGCCGGCAACTGTCGACGAGACCAGCGACTACGCCGCATTCGAACAGCGCGTCATTCTCGATCGCAACAAGGTGATGGCCGAGCGTGCCGCCCCGATCCTCGACGGCGGCAATGTCTTCATGGCCGTCGGCGCCCTGCACCTGCCCGGCAAGGACGGCGTCATCGAGCTGCTGCGCAAGCAGGGCTTTACGGTAACCGCTGTCAATTAG
- the lpdA gene encoding dihydrolipoyl dehydrogenase: protein MSYDVIIIGTGPGGYVCAVKAAQLGLKVAVVEKRATYGGTCLNVGCIPSKALLHASEMFHQAGHGLSALGIDVPAPTLNLGNMMAHKDATVKSNVDGVAFLFKKNKIDAFQGAGKIVSAGKVSVTAEDGTAQEIEGKNIVIATGSDVAGIPGVQVEIDEKTIISSTGGIALEKVPETLIVVGGGVIGLELGSVWSRLGAKVTVVEYLDTILGGMDGEVAKQFQRMLAKQGIDFNLSAKVTGVEKGGKGAKVTFEPVKGGDKVTLDAEVVLIATGRKPYTAGLGLEEAGVALDNRGRVEIDGHFRTNVAGIYAIGDVVKGPMLAHKAEDEGVALAEILAGQHGHVNYDVIPSVVYTQPEVASVGKTEEELKAAGVAYKVGKFPFTANGRARAMLATDGFVKILADKETDRVLGGHIVGFGAGEMIHEIAVLMEFGGSSEDLGRTCHAHPTMSEAVKEAALATFFKPIHM from the coding sequence ATGTCTTACGATGTGATCATTATCGGAACCGGCCCGGGCGGCTATGTCTGCGCCGTCAAGGCGGCCCAGCTCGGCCTTAAGGTGGCCGTCGTCGAAAAGCGCGCGACCTATGGCGGCACCTGCCTGAACGTCGGCTGCATTCCGTCGAAGGCGCTGCTGCATGCTTCCGAAATGTTCCATCAGGCGGGCCACGGGTTGAGTGCGCTCGGCATCGACGTTCCCGCGCCGACGCTGAACCTTGGCAATATGATGGCCCACAAGGACGCGACGGTGAAGTCGAACGTCGACGGCGTCGCCTTCCTCTTCAAGAAGAACAAGATCGATGCCTTCCAGGGCGCCGGCAAAATCGTCTCGGCCGGCAAGGTTTCCGTCACCGCCGAAGACGGCACGGCGCAGGAAATCGAAGGCAAGAACATCGTCATCGCCACCGGTTCGGATGTCGCCGGCATTCCCGGCGTGCAGGTCGAAATCGATGAGAAGACCATCATCTCGTCGACCGGCGGCATTGCGCTGGAAAAGGTGCCGGAAACGCTGATCGTCGTCGGCGGCGGCGTCATCGGCCTTGAACTCGGCTCCGTCTGGTCGCGTCTTGGCGCAAAGGTCACCGTCGTCGAATATCTCGACACCATCCTCGGCGGCATGGACGGCGAAGTCGCAAAGCAGTTCCAGCGCATGCTCGCCAAGCAGGGCATCGATTTCAACCTTAGCGCCAAGGTCACCGGCGTCGAGAAGGGCGGCAAGGGCGCCAAGGTGACGTTCGAGCCTGTTAAGGGCGGCGACAAGGTGACGCTCGACGCTGAAGTCGTGCTGATCGCCACCGGCCGCAAGCCCTACACCGCAGGCCTCGGCCTGGAAGAGGCGGGCGTGGCGCTCGACAATCGCGGCCGCGTCGAGATCGACGGCCACTTCAGGACCAATGTCGCCGGCATCTATGCGATCGGCGATGTGGTCAAGGGCCCGATGCTGGCCCACAAGGCGGAAGACGAGGGTGTCGCGCTTGCCGAAATCCTCGCGGGGCAGCATGGCCACGTCAATTACGACGTGATTCCGAGTGTCGTCTATACCCAGCCGGAAGTCGCTTCGGTCGGCAAGACCGAGGAGGAACTGAAGGCGGCAGGCGTCGCCTATAAGGTCGGCAAGTTTCCGTTCACCGCGAACGGCCGCGCCCGCGCCATGCTGGCGACCGACGGCTTCGTCAAGATCCTCGCCGACAAGGAGACCGACCGCGTGCTCGGCGGCCACATCGTCGGTTTCGGCGCCGGCGAGATGATCCACGAGATCGCCGTGCTGATGGAATTCGGCGGATCGTCGGAAGATCTCGGCCGCACCTGCCATGCACATCCGACGATGTCGGAAGCGGTCAAGGAGGCCGCGCTCGCAACTTTCTTCAAGCCGATCCATATGTAG
- a CDS encoding SDR family oxidoreductase, whose amino-acid sequence MNDAPVVLVTGGSRGIGAAVCRLAARQGWRVAVNYASSRQAAEAVVAAIAGEGGEAVAIQGDVGKAADIAAMFAAVDRHFGRLDGLVNNAGIVDYPQRVDEMSMERIERMLRVNVTGSILCAGEAVRRMSSRHGGQGGAIVNISSMAAILGSATQYVDYAASKAAIDTFTVGLAREVAAEGIRVNAVRPGIIETDLHASGGLPDRAREMAPSVPMQRPGTAEEVADAILYLLSPSASYVTGAILNVSGGR is encoded by the coding sequence ATGAATGATGCACCTGTTGTTCTCGTGACCGGCGGCAGCCGGGGTATTGGCGCCGCGGTCTGCCGGCTCGCCGCGCGGCAGGGCTGGCGCGTGGCGGTTAATTATGCCTCCAGCCGACAGGCGGCCGAGGCTGTCGTCGCGGCTATTGCCGGAGAGGGCGGCGAGGCGGTGGCCATCCAGGGCGATGTAGGCAAGGCTGCCGACATCGCTGCGATGTTTGCCGCGGTCGATCGCCATTTCGGCCGGCTCGACGGGCTCGTCAACAATGCCGGCATCGTCGACTATCCGCAGCGGGTCGACGAGATGTCGATGGAGCGGATCGAAAGGATGCTGCGCGTCAATGTGACGGGCTCCATCCTCTGTGCGGGGGAGGCCGTTCGCCGCATGTCGAGCCGTCACGGCGGACAGGGCGGTGCGATCGTCAACATCTCCTCAATGGCCGCGATCCTCGGCTCGGCGACGCAATATGTCGATTATGCCGCCTCGAAGGCCGCTATCGACACATTCACGGTCGGGCTTGCGCGCGAGGTCGCAGCCGAGGGCATTCGCGTGAATGCCGTCAGACCCGGGATCATCGAAACCGATCTGCATGCTTCGGGCGGACTGCCGGACCGGGCGCGCGAAATGGCGCCGTCGGTCCCGATGCAGCGTCCGGGCACAGCCGAGGAGGTGGCGGACGCTATCCTCTATCTTCTTTCTCCTTCCGCCTCCTATGTAACGGGCGCGATCCTCAACGTGAGCGGCGGTCGCTAG
- a CDS encoding DUF4241 domain-containing protein: MRKRIMRAARLLLCAAAAHAPVLASAAGWDVSKASSNFELVTLDDAELSSRSIDVVHMGDVELTSGRIVAADPLAQPDRPALARTVAPGDYPVTLYRAFGRIAAASMRFAEGKPDHWELAVLPGQDPATLKDDEIFGYPVDAGVGCYMDADTLGRIDEREAQVQAQKPDADINYYDDVLASELDANKRHYALHRPVAGKKGNVAVFWSGWGDGFYPVFWGLDKDGHPLVLLTDFGVIENADGRREPKVQ; this comes from the coding sequence ATGCGGAAGCGGATCATGCGAGCGGCGCGCCTTCTCCTTTGCGCTGCCGCCGCGCATGCCCCGGTCCTCGCATCGGCCGCCGGCTGGGATGTCAGCAAGGCCAGCAGCAATTTCGAACTGGTGACGCTTGATGATGCCGAACTCTCCAGCCGGTCGATCGACGTGGTCCATATGGGCGATGTCGAGCTGACCTCGGGGCGCATTGTCGCCGCTGATCCGCTTGCCCAGCCGGATCGTCCGGCGCTGGCAAGAACAGTTGCGCCGGGCGACTATCCGGTGACGCTCTACCGTGCCTTCGGGCGCATCGCGGCGGCCAGCATGCGGTTTGCCGAGGGCAAGCCCGATCACTGGGAACTGGCCGTCCTCCCCGGCCAGGACCCGGCGACACTGAAGGACGACGAGATCTTCGGCTATCCGGTCGATGCCGGCGTCGGCTGCTACATGGACGCCGATACGCTGGGGCGGATCGATGAGCGCGAAGCGCAGGTCCAAGCGCAGAAGCCGGATGCCGATATCAATTATTACGATGACGTGCTGGCGTCGGAGCTTGACGCCAATAAGCGCCACTATGCACTGCACCGGCCGGTTGCCGGCAAGAAGGGCAATGTTGCGGTGTTCTGGAGCGGTTGGGGCGACGGTTTCTATCCTGTCTTCTGGGGCCTCGACAAGGATGGCCACCCGCTGGTTCTGTTGACGGATTTTGGTGTGATCGAGAATGCCGACGGGCGGCGAGAGCCGAAGGTGCAATGA
- the odhB gene encoding 2-oxoglutarate dehydrogenase complex dihydrolipoyllysine-residue succinyltransferase, which translates to MATEIRVPTLGESVSEATVGTWFKKVGDAIKADEPILELETDKVTIEVPAPASGTLSEIVAAAGETVGLGALLGQIAEGAGAAAAPAAAAPAAAPAQPAPAAAAQPAAAAAASSSSASVSTMPPAPAATKMLAESNLSADQVDGSGKRGQVLKGDVIAAVAKGISAPTAAPAAAPAAARGPSTVEDASREERVKMTRLRQTIAKRLKDAQNTAAMLTTYNEVDMKAVMDLRNKYKDVFEKKHGVKLGFMGFFTKAVTHALKELPAVNAEIDGTDIIYKNYCHIGVAVGTDKGLVVPIVRDADQMSIAEIEKEIGRLGKAARDGQLSMADMQGGTFTISNGGVYGSLMSSPILNAPQSGILGMHKIQERPVAIGGQVVIRPMMYLALSYDHRIVDGKEAVTFLVRVKESLEDPERLVLDL; encoded by the coding sequence ATGGCCACAGAAATCCGCGTTCCAACTCTCGGTGAATCCGTCAGCGAGGCAACCGTCGGCACCTGGTTCAAGAAGGTCGGCGACGCCATCAAGGCCGACGAGCCGATTCTGGAGCTTGAAACCGACAAGGTGACCATCGAAGTTCCCGCACCCGCTTCCGGCACGCTTTCGGAAATCGTCGCCGCTGCCGGCGAGACCGTCGGCCTCGGCGCGCTGCTTGGCCAGATCGCCGAAGGCGCCGGCGCAGCCGCCGCACCGGCAGCAGCTGCACCGGCCGCCGCTCCCGCTCAACCGGCCCCGGCTGCTGCCGCCCAGCCGGCTGCCGCTGCTGCTGCATCGTCGTCGAGCGCCTCCGTCTCCACCATGCCGCCGGCACCGGCGGCTACGAAGATGCTGGCTGAAAGCAATCTTTCCGCCGATCAGGTCGACGGCAGCGGCAAACGCGGCCAGGTGCTGAAGGGCGATGTCATTGCCGCCGTCGCCAAGGGCATTTCCGCTCCCACCGCGGCACCGGCTGCAGCGCCTGCGGCTGCGCGCGGGCCTTCGACGGTCGAGGATGCCTCGCGCGAAGAGCGCGTGAAGATGACGCGCCTGCGCCAGACGATCGCCAAGCGCCTCAAGGACGCCCAGAACACCGCCGCCATGTTGACCACCTATAACGAGGTGGACATGAAGGCGGTCATGGATCTGCGCAACAAGTACAAGGACGTTTTCGAGAAGAAGCACGGCGTGAAGCTCGGTTTCATGGGCTTCTTCACCAAGGCTGTGACGCATGCGCTGAAGGAACTGCCGGCGGTCAATGCCGAGATCGACGGCACCGACATCATCTACAAGAACTACTGCCACATCGGCGTCGCGGTCGGCACGGACAAGGGTCTCGTGGTTCCGATCGTTCGCGACGCCGACCAGATGTCCATCGCCGAGATCGAAAAGGAAATCGGCCGCCTGGGCAAGGCAGCCCGCGACGGCCAGCTCTCGATGGCCGACATGCAGGGTGGCACCTTCACCATCTCGAACGGCGGCGTCTACGGTTCGCTGATGTCCTCGCCGATCCTCAACGCGCCGCAGTCTGGCATCCTCGGCATGCACAAGATCCAGGAGCGGCCGGTCGCGATCGGCGGCCAGGTGGTCATCCGTCCGATGATGTATCTGGCGCTGTCCTACGATCACCGCATCGTCGACGGCAAGGAAGCGGTGACCTTCCTCGTGCGCGTCAAGGAGAGCCTGGAAGATCCGGAACGCCTGGTTCTCGATCTCTAA
- a CDS encoding YciI family protein, producing the protein MAYFFMRLLPPRPTFPHDGTGEEIAAMKRHVDYWHRHALAGSAIVVGPVFEGEGAFGMAVVEVEDQAAAQALADGDPIIASGLGFRFDVLQMPSIILRPPAV; encoded by the coding sequence ATGGCTTACTTCTTTATGAGACTGCTGCCGCCGCGCCCCACTTTCCCGCATGATGGGACGGGGGAGGAAATCGCGGCGATGAAACGCCACGTCGATTACTGGCATCGGCACGCCCTTGCGGGATCGGCAATCGTCGTCGGTCCGGTGTTCGAAGGGGAAGGCGCTTTCGGCATGGCAGTGGTGGAGGTCGAAGATCAGGCGGCGGCGCAAGCTCTTGCCGACGGCGACCCGATCATCGCTTCCGGTCTCGGGTTCCGTTTCGATGTCCTGCAGATGCCCTCAATCATTTTGCGGCCGCCCGCCGTCTGA